From the Nocardiopsis changdeensis genome, one window contains:
- a CDS encoding thiopeptide-type bacteriocin biosynthesis protein: protein MKTDPTRTGAWLQVNIEFPDPATAEHAGVHHLAPALADFRWFVMRKDAWRCRIHLPHDTTEQIILQERVTELLDGLTADGHLRRWTHVVYEPEPRAFGGTAAMEAAHTLFCADTRHLMEFLATSEGGPDRRKEVSLLLCHTLMRSAGLDHYEQGDVWDRVSATRHLPTTRPPTEKIHHQVHRLLSVDPGPHAPHFTTGAFAGFAPWAQAFQDCGRELADLHTRGRLERGLRAVLAHHVIFCWNRLGIPAPTQAVLSHTAARTIFDPETVHL, encoded by the coding sequence ATGAAGACCGACCCCACTCGCACCGGTGCGTGGCTGCAGGTCAACATCGAATTCCCCGACCCGGCCACCGCCGAACACGCCGGCGTCCACCACCTGGCCCCCGCCTTGGCCGACTTCCGCTGGTTCGTGATGCGCAAGGACGCCTGGCGGTGCCGCATCCACCTTCCCCACGACACCACCGAACAGATCATCCTCCAGGAACGGGTAACCGAGCTCCTGGACGGTCTCACCGCCGACGGGCACCTGCGCCGGTGGACGCATGTCGTGTACGAACCCGAGCCCCGCGCCTTCGGCGGCACTGCGGCCATGGAAGCCGCCCACACCCTCTTCTGCGCCGACACCCGCCACCTCATGGAGTTCCTCGCCACCTCCGAAGGAGGGCCGGACCGGCGCAAGGAGGTGTCGTTGCTGCTGTGCCACACCCTGATGCGCTCCGCGGGCCTGGACCACTACGAGCAGGGCGACGTCTGGGACCGCGTGTCCGCCACCCGCCACCTACCCACCACCCGCCCGCCCACGGAGAAGATCCACCACCAAGTACACCGCCTGCTGAGCGTCGACCCCGGCCCCCACGCCCCGCACTTCACCACCGGAGCCTTCGCCGGATTCGCTCCCTGGGCACAGGCGTTCCAGGACTGCGGGCGCGAGCTGGCCGACCTCCACACCCGCGGCCGACTGGAACGCGGGCTCCGCGCAGTCCTGGCCCACCACGTCATCTTCTGCTGGAACCGCCTCGGCATCCCGGCCCCCACCCAGGCGGTGCTCTCCCACACCGCGGCCCGAACCATCTTCGACCCCGAAACGGTGCACCTGTGA
- a CDS encoding lanthionine synthetase C family protein, producing the protein MTTATTTANRAHSTARTILDSLTDPDHVRFLPDKPALRQRPSSLGGGTAGVALAHIEAARTGHGSWNTAKAWLTRALSGPVNGSDTATLWSGAPALGLLTTIAATSPTHLARARTRLDEATTRLTLHRLDQAHARLDRDELPTLAEFDLIQGLTGLAAYHLHTHPDADITAQALTYLARLTLPLPDDPDQRPGWWTEQSPHNHLDPDFPGGHLNLGTAHGIAAPLAVLSLALHHGVTVDGHTDAIGRILNVLDTRRHTGPQGTWWPYYITPRRWSTGPTTAPSTAPSTAQRPSWCYGTPGLARAQQLAGIALGDHGRRAKAEQAMADCLRDASQLDTLTDLGLCHGWAGLLHCAWRINADAPDAPLTQDLDRIALTLIDRLEPDGHHSPDPEFLDGRAGIALALHTYATGTAPGVPWDAYLALA; encoded by the coding sequence GTGACCACCGCCACCACCACCGCGAACCGGGCGCACAGCACTGCCCGGACGATCCTGGACAGCCTCACAGACCCCGACCACGTGCGGTTCCTGCCCGACAAACCGGCCCTGCGCCAACGCCCCTCCTCCCTGGGCGGCGGCACCGCAGGCGTAGCGCTGGCCCACATCGAGGCCGCCCGCACCGGACACGGGTCCTGGAACACCGCCAAGGCCTGGCTCACCCGCGCCCTGTCCGGTCCGGTCAACGGCAGTGACACCGCCACCCTGTGGTCCGGAGCCCCCGCCCTGGGTCTGCTCACCACCATCGCCGCGACCTCGCCCACCCACCTGGCCCGAGCACGCACCCGCCTGGACGAGGCCACCACACGCCTCACCCTCCACCGGCTGGACCAAGCCCACGCCCGCCTCGACCGAGACGAGCTCCCCACCCTGGCCGAGTTCGACCTCATCCAAGGACTCACCGGGCTCGCCGCCTACCACCTGCACACCCACCCCGACGCCGACATCACCGCCCAAGCGCTCACCTACCTGGCACGGCTCACCCTTCCACTGCCCGACGACCCCGACCAGCGGCCAGGCTGGTGGACCGAGCAGTCCCCCCACAACCACCTCGACCCCGACTTCCCCGGCGGACACCTCAACCTGGGCACGGCCCACGGCATCGCCGCCCCCTTGGCGGTACTGTCGCTGGCGCTGCACCACGGGGTCACCGTCGACGGGCACACCGACGCCATCGGCCGGATCCTCAACGTCCTCGACACCCGGCGCCACACCGGCCCGCAAGGGACGTGGTGGCCCTACTACATCACCCCCCGACGGTGGAGCACTGGCCCGACCACCGCCCCCTCCACCGCCCCCTCCACCGCGCAGCGGCCCTCCTGGTGCTACGGCACCCCCGGCCTGGCCCGCGCCCAACAACTCGCCGGGATCGCCCTGGGCGACCACGGCCGCCGGGCAAAGGCCGAGCAGGCGATGGCCGACTGCCTGCGCGACGCCTCCCAGCTCGACACCCTCACCGACCTCGGGCTCTGCCACGGATGGGCCGGGCTGCTGCACTGCGCCTGGCGCATCAACGCCGATGCCCCCGACGCGCCGCTGACACAGGACCTGGACCGCATCGCCCTCACCCTCATCGACCGTCTCGAACCCGACGGCCACCACAGCCCGGACCCCGAGTTCCTCGACGGCCGCGCCGGGATCGCGCTGGCCCTGCACACCTACGCCACCGGCACCGCGCCCGGCGTGCCCTGGGACGCCTACCTCGCCCTGGCCTGA
- a CDS encoding lantibiotic dehydratase, translated as MHPRFTAHSSGVLRASALAAPHDLPLWPDGPADSPEHRSAWVGWLRQVRDHPVLGAAISDAGPILFQRIDHVCHGGASGRDLARVARSCARYVLRAQSRAAPFGSFAGVAPTRFTSAVSGNVGVDHRPVARVSAAWTAAAVDRLETCEPEFTAHLSVVANTLAVVRAGRILIEHQPESGADHGRRSSLRLTAPARMALETARTPTSWAQVEAALNTAFPDRGDAVRALVGTLVRHRVLLTCLHPPMDTPDPLGHLIAAARDAGADRYPHAATVLAHLETAQRSLADHDHAPEPAVRAAAMSRARTALAGVAPVDTPTSVDLRLESDLDLPRTVAWQIQDAAGVLARLSPVRQGTPAWADYHRRFCERYGIGAVVPVTEVTDPDCGLGLPTGFHGSRLPTPPAQALSERDAVLLGLAQQATWDGTGEVVVDDHLRDRLGATPLDTVWPHTELRVRVHATSREALDAGDFRVVVAGASRGAGTTVGRFLDLLPPSGRDPLIDLYRHLPTLRQDAILAQLTCPAASTRGDQVARTPTVLPTRLALGQHHPADPNALGLDDLAVTADPHRLHLVTRHGLRPVEPVVFHALEFTRAAHPRMRFLAELPWAFTAVPVPFSWGAATHLPYLPRVRWRRCVLAPARWRLDAHTLPGPHAPWQEWADHLDRWRTTHRVPDEVEMGENDQRLRVDLRLPAHQDLVRTGLVQAGRIFLREASTDQDLGWIGGRAHEIVATVTANQAPSPVRPLPGSAHPRSPEHLPGEAGWCSVKLYGHPDHATALITGGLPRLSATGTPLSWWFLRYRDPDPHLRVRVHIKDPEQLKAVHAWTRDLRAQGQVAAVVHDTYTPESGRFGPGTAMEAAEALFVADSRAVAAQLATDQTEAGTRVWAAASMTDLAHHLLGNAPDARRWLIDHAPAGTTDRTEAAHTITLTDPDHDGPPAPIRDAWEQRAQAARAYAKALADLGFTAAEVLPDLLHLHSTRLFGPDPATERACLALARAAALSWNARTKEPQ; from the coding sequence GTGCACCCCCGATTCACCGCCCACTCCAGCGGCGTGCTGCGCGCTTCCGCGCTCGCCGCCCCCCACGACCTCCCCTTGTGGCCTGACGGCCCCGCCGACAGCCCCGAGCACCGCAGTGCGTGGGTCGGATGGCTGCGGCAGGTGCGCGACCATCCGGTGCTGGGAGCAGCGATCAGCGACGCCGGCCCCATCCTTTTCCAGCGGATCGACCACGTCTGCCATGGCGGCGCCAGCGGGCGTGACCTCGCGCGGGTGGCCCGCTCCTGCGCCCGGTACGTGTTGCGCGCCCAGAGCCGGGCCGCGCCGTTCGGGTCGTTCGCCGGGGTGGCCCCGACCCGGTTCACCTCCGCCGTATCCGGGAACGTTGGCGTCGACCACCGGCCGGTGGCACGGGTGAGCGCGGCCTGGACCGCGGCGGCCGTCGATCGGTTGGAAACCTGCGAGCCGGAGTTCACCGCCCACCTGTCGGTCGTCGCCAACACCCTCGCTGTGGTGCGAGCTGGCCGGATCCTCATCGAGCACCAACCCGAATCCGGCGCCGACCACGGCAGGCGTTCCTCGCTGCGGCTGACCGCCCCCGCGCGCATGGCCCTGGAGACGGCCCGCACCCCCACGTCCTGGGCCCAGGTGGAGGCCGCGCTGAACACGGCGTTCCCCGACCGGGGAGACGCCGTCCGTGCCCTGGTCGGCACGCTGGTGCGTCACCGGGTGCTGTTGACCTGCCTGCACCCGCCCATGGACACCCCCGACCCGCTGGGGCACCTCATCGCAGCCGCGCGCGACGCCGGCGCCGACCGGTACCCGCACGCCGCGACGGTCCTCGCCCACCTGGAGACCGCGCAACGGAGCCTCGCGGACCACGACCATGCACCCGAACCCGCAGTGCGGGCCGCCGCGATGAGCCGCGCCCGCACCGCACTCGCCGGTGTGGCACCGGTGGACACCCCGACCAGCGTGGACCTGCGGCTGGAGAGCGACCTGGACCTGCCGCGCACCGTCGCCTGGCAGATCCAGGACGCCGCCGGAGTGCTCGCCCGCCTGTCTCCCGTCCGCCAGGGCACTCCCGCCTGGGCCGACTACCACCGGCGATTCTGCGAACGCTACGGGATCGGAGCAGTGGTACCGGTGACCGAGGTGACCGACCCCGACTGTGGACTCGGGCTCCCCACCGGGTTCCACGGCTCCCGGCTTCCCACGCCCCCAGCCCAGGCGCTGTCCGAACGCGACGCCGTCCTGCTCGGCCTGGCACAACAGGCCACCTGGGACGGGACGGGCGAGGTCGTGGTGGACGACCACCTCCGGGACCGCCTCGGCGCCACCCCGCTCGACACCGTGTGGCCGCACACCGAACTGCGGGTGCGTGTTCACGCCACCAGCCGGGAAGCCCTCGACGCCGGTGACTTCCGTGTCGTGGTCGCCGGGGCCTCCCGCGGGGCCGGCACCACCGTGGGCCGATTCCTCGACCTGCTGCCACCCTCCGGCCGGGACCCCTTGATCGACCTGTACCGGCATCTGCCCACCCTGCGCCAGGACGCGATTCTGGCCCAGCTCACCTGCCCGGCGGCATCCACGCGCGGCGACCAGGTAGCGCGCACCCCCACGGTGCTGCCGACCCGCCTGGCGCTGGGCCAGCACCACCCGGCCGACCCCAACGCCCTGGGACTGGACGACCTCGCCGTCACCGCCGACCCTCACCGCCTGCACCTGGTCACCCGCCACGGGCTGCGGCCGGTGGAGCCGGTCGTATTCCACGCCCTCGAATTCACCCGCGCCGCCCACCCCCGGATGCGGTTCCTCGCCGAGCTGCCCTGGGCCTTCACCGCCGTTCCCGTCCCCTTCTCCTGGGGAGCCGCCACCCACCTGCCCTACCTGCCCCGGGTGCGGTGGCGGCGATGCGTCCTGGCCCCCGCCCGGTGGCGGTTGGACGCCCACACCCTTCCCGGCCCCCACGCGCCGTGGCAGGAATGGGCCGACCACCTGGACCGGTGGCGAACCACCCACCGGGTCCCGGACGAGGTGGAGATGGGGGAGAACGACCAGCGCCTGCGGGTGGATCTGCGCCTGCCCGCCCACCAGGACCTGGTGCGCACCGGGCTGGTCCAGGCCGGGAGGATCTTCCTACGCGAGGCGTCCACCGACCAGGACCTGGGCTGGATCGGAGGCCGCGCCCACGAGATCGTCGCGACCGTGACCGCGAACCAGGCACCGAGCCCGGTCCGGCCCCTCCCCGGATCGGCTCACCCCCGCAGCCCAGAGCACCTGCCCGGCGAAGCCGGGTGGTGCTCGGTGAAGCTGTACGGCCACCCCGACCACGCCACCGCCCTGATCACCGGGGGGCTTCCCCGGTTGTCTGCTACCGGAACGCCGCTCTCCTGGTGGTTCCTGCGATACCGGGACCCCGATCCTCACCTGCGCGTACGGGTCCACATCAAGGACCCCGAACAACTCAAGGCCGTGCACGCCTGGACACGTGACCTCCGCGCCCAAGGCCAGGTCGCCGCCGTCGTCCACGACACCTACACCCCCGAGTCCGGAAGGTTCGGGCCCGGTACCGCGATGGAGGCCGCCGAGGCCTTGTTCGTCGCCGACTCCCGCGCGGTCGCCGCCCAACTCGCCACCGACCAGACCGAGGCAGGCACGCGCGTGTGGGCGGCCGCCAGCATGACCGACCTCGCCCACCACCTTCTCGGAAACGCACCGGATGCCCGACGGTGGCTCATCGACCACGCACCCGCAGGCACCACCGACCGCACCGAGGCAGCGCACACGATCACGCTCACCGACCCCGACCACGACGGCCCTCCCGCCCCCATCCGGGACGCCTGGGAGCAACGTGCCCAAGCAGCCCGCGCCTACGCCAAGGCCCTCGCCGACCTCGGCTTCACCGCCGCGGAAGTGCTGCCGGACCTGCTGCACCTGCACTCGACCCGGCTGTTCGGCCCCGACCCGGCCACCGAACGGGCATGCCTGGCACTGGCACGGGCCGCCGCTCTGAGCTGGAACGCCCGTACCAAGGAGCCCCAGTGA
- a CDS encoding FxLD family lanthipeptide — protein MSLDHHQVDADGFDLDVEVIESAPRLDSLLNLTGDNCGSTCESACSTTCP, from the coding sequence ATGTCTCTGGACCACCACCAGGTCGACGCCGACGGGTTCGACCTGGACGTCGAGGTCATCGAGAGCGCCCCTCGGCTCGACTCCCTGCTCAACCTGACCGGGGACAACTGCGGCTCCACGTGTGAGAGCGCCTGCTCCACCACCTGCCCCTAG
- the fxlM gene encoding methyltransferase, FxLD system, with product MTDVSSDPGQVEKIRRQMVDTLLRLQEEWGMPPISAEVADVLRKVPRHVFVPEVSLEDAYATDYAPPVQRTGDGLITSSMSAVRVQAMMLDQAGLGPGMRVLEIGSGGYNAALISELVGVGGEVTTIDIDPEVSDRARRYLDEAGYKDVRVVTGDAEYGVEAFAPYDRIIVTVRAWDLPPAWTAQLTDHGRLVTPMRLRGVSRTVGFDRVGDHLASRPDHHLTVFVPMQGAGAHEERGIAVQGDDIALYGAEEPVDVAALRNSLHGPRKEFWPGIEFTYPDRLHLWTAAHADRYAMLHVAGDVLEHGPSGPLARQPVPVVLADDGSVAVRTKRSLGDGRFEIGVFAYGPRGQDAAQNYIDVLRAWDRHDGSMARIEVWPSGTPDADLPTNRVRVLDKPHTRTVLAWP from the coding sequence ATGACCGATGTGAGCTCCGACCCCGGGCAGGTGGAGAAGATCCGCCGGCAGATGGTCGACACCCTGCTCCGGCTGCAGGAGGAGTGGGGCATGCCGCCGATTTCGGCGGAGGTCGCGGATGTGCTCAGGAAGGTTCCCCGGCACGTGTTCGTCCCCGAGGTGTCGCTGGAGGACGCGTATGCGACCGACTACGCGCCACCCGTCCAGCGGACCGGGGACGGCCTCATCACCAGTTCGATGTCCGCGGTGCGGGTGCAGGCCATGATGCTCGACCAGGCCGGGCTCGGACCGGGCATGCGGGTGTTGGAGATCGGCTCGGGCGGATACAACGCCGCCCTGATCTCCGAATTGGTCGGGGTCGGCGGTGAAGTGACCACCATCGACATCGACCCCGAGGTCTCCGACCGGGCACGCCGCTATCTGGATGAGGCCGGGTACAAGGATGTGCGCGTGGTGACCGGTGACGCCGAGTACGGCGTGGAGGCGTTCGCCCCCTACGACCGCATCATCGTCACCGTCAGGGCGTGGGACCTGCCGCCGGCCTGGACCGCCCAGCTCACCGACCACGGCCGCCTGGTCACCCCGATGCGGCTGCGCGGGGTGAGCCGCACCGTCGGATTCGACCGCGTCGGCGATCACCTGGCCAGTCGCCCCGATCACCACCTCACCGTGTTCGTGCCCATGCAGGGCGCGGGTGCGCACGAGGAGCGCGGGATCGCCGTGCAGGGGGACGACATCGCCCTGTACGGCGCAGAGGAGCCCGTGGACGTGGCCGCGTTGCGGAACTCCTTGCACGGCCCTCGCAAGGAGTTCTGGCCGGGGATCGAGTTCACGTACCCCGACCGGCTGCACCTGTGGACCGCGGCCCACGCCGACCGGTACGCGATGCTGCACGTGGCCGGCGACGTCCTCGAGCACGGGCCTTCCGGGCCCCTGGCCCGCCAGCCCGTGCCGGTGGTGCTCGCCGACGACGGGAGCGTGGCGGTGCGCACCAAACGCTCCCTGGGCGATGGCCGGTTCGAGATCGGCGTGTTCGCCTACGGACCCCGTGGCCAAGACGCCGCCCAGAACTACATCGACGTCCTGCGCGCCTGGGACCGGCACGACGGATCCATGGCCCGCATCGAGGTCTGGCCCAGCGGCACCCCCGACGCTGACCTCCCCACGAACCGGGTCCGGGTCTTGGACAAGCCGCACACACGCACCGTCCTGGCCTGGCCCTGA
- a CDS encoding AraC family transcriptional regulator codes for MTATEFDTGTIDAAERYELCRELLSTVPVTPMELTGCDPDGFGMVQRDLHLGEVRVWNMALHPAVLKRTEELIDRSDPGTYNLCFLQRGRMVNIQNAQESAYGPGDLHVINTSRPFELTAWNEGAPVVCTGVELPHHLLPLPRAHTHRLTGRRMAGREGIGGLLTGMLTSLTGAPGPYSSTDEMRLGTVVADLAAALFAQTLEAEDALEPRSRRRSLVLEIRGFVQRNLHDPELTPGAIAAAHHISVGYLHRLFQEEGHTVAAWVREQRLERARGLLADPALAPVPIHRVAARCGFTQPEVFSRTFRRTFGMSPRDYRHGRK; via the coding sequence GTGACCGCAACCGAGTTCGACACCGGGACGATCGACGCCGCGGAACGCTACGAACTCTGCCGCGAACTCCTGTCCACAGTCCCCGTCACCCCCATGGAGCTCACCGGCTGCGACCCGGACGGCTTCGGCATGGTCCAGCGCGACCTCCACTTGGGCGAGGTGCGTGTGTGGAACATGGCCTTGCATCCCGCGGTGCTAAAGCGTACCGAGGAATTGATCGACCGCTCCGACCCCGGTACGTACAACCTCTGCTTTCTCCAGCGGGGCCGAATGGTCAACATCCAGAACGCGCAGGAGTCGGCCTACGGGCCCGGGGACCTGCACGTCATCAACACTTCCCGCCCGTTCGAGCTGACCGCGTGGAACGAGGGCGCCCCCGTCGTGTGCACGGGTGTCGAGCTGCCCCACCACCTCCTACCGCTGCCCCGGGCCCACACCCACCGACTCACCGGACGGCGAATGGCCGGCCGGGAGGGAATCGGCGGACTACTGACCGGCATGCTCACAAGCCTGACCGGGGCACCCGGGCCCTACAGCTCCACCGACGAGATGCGCCTGGGGACAGTGGTCGCTGACTTGGCCGCGGCGCTGTTCGCTCAAACCCTGGAGGCCGAAGACGCCTTGGAACCGCGGAGCAGGCGACGCTCCCTGGTCCTGGAGATCCGCGGCTTCGTCCAACGCAACCTGCACGATCCTGAGCTCACTCCAGGGGCCATCGCCGCCGCGCACCACATCTCCGTTGGCTACCTGCACCGCCTCTTCCAGGAGGAGGGGCACACCGTGGCGGCATGGGTGCGGGAACAGCGCCTGGAACGGGCCCGCGGCCTCCTGGCCGACCCAGCACTCGCCCCGGTACCGATCCACCGTGTCGCCGCACGTTGCGGGTTCACCCAGCCCGAAGTGTTCAGCCGGACGTTCCGCCGGACGTTCGGAATGTCACCCAGGGATTACCGGCACGGGAGGAAGTAA
- a CDS encoding phosphotransferase family protein: MTPAAEYQQLLAPALRQAGIPRSPEQARPIRLGENAILSLSGLVARISRPGQARAAHREVAIARWLATQGLPVVTPLDVDQPIIIDNRAITFWEELPEHGPGTVEDVAHLLRTLHALPVPDHLNLGRLDPFVRLPQRIDDAAGLSDADVAWLRERLAELQQAWKTLPAGLRHTVVHGDAWTGNIARHAHGTLLLDLERCSVGPPEWDLVSTAMKTHSVPWLSESDYRSFVQVYGGDDVRAWPGFSTLRDIRELRMTLYFVQHSSQEHMRKEAQLRIDCLRGHRGPRPWPWTPAT, from the coding sequence TTGACCCCCGCGGCCGAATACCAACAACTGCTCGCCCCAGCACTGCGCCAAGCCGGCATCCCCCGCTCACCGGAGCAAGCACGCCCTATCCGCTTGGGCGAGAACGCCATCCTCAGCCTGTCCGGCCTCGTCGCCCGTATCTCCCGGCCTGGACAAGCCCGTGCCGCACACCGAGAAGTGGCCATCGCCCGCTGGCTCGCCACACAAGGACTCCCAGTCGTCACCCCTCTCGATGTCGACCAGCCCATCATCATCGACAATCGAGCCATCACCTTCTGGGAAGAACTGCCCGAGCACGGCCCCGGCACCGTTGAGGACGTCGCACACCTTCTGCGCACCCTTCACGCCTTACCGGTCCCCGACCACCTGAACCTGGGACGGCTCGACCCGTTCGTGCGACTGCCCCAACGCATCGACGACGCCGCCGGGCTCAGCGACGCTGACGTGGCCTGGTTGCGCGAGCGTCTCGCCGAGTTGCAACAGGCGTGGAAGACGCTCCCCGCCGGCCTGAGACATACCGTGGTCCACGGCGATGCATGGACCGGCAACATTGCCCGCCATGCCCACGGCACGCTTCTCCTCGACCTGGAGCGCTGCTCGGTCGGTCCACCGGAGTGGGACCTGGTATCCACCGCGATGAAGACCCACTCGGTGCCGTGGCTTTCGGAAAGCGACTACCGCAGCTTCGTTCAGGTGTATGGGGGCGACGACGTCAGGGCCTGGCCCGGTTTCTCTACTCTACGGGACATCCGAGAACTGCGTATGACGCTATATTTCGTCCAACATTCATCACAAGAGCACATGCGCAAGGAAGCCCAGCTGAGAATCGACTGCCTACGCGGCCATCGAGGCCCTCGCCCTTGGCCGTGGACGCCAGCGACCTGA
- a CDS encoding helix-turn-helix domain-containing protein, with product MPEVRRAVGDRDPSELIRLLRRHTDLSQTALARMAGISQPSVSGIVSGKTTIKHLDKVKAALEGLGALRQPGSADVSAFTDATSGSTSSSGNAPGKLEDVKRRDFLEVAGTSVITAPLINLPGFGTDTTRVTPGELDEVHQAAAVFSSWDHTYGGAGVRAAVTAHLRWAVSLLDRTIPSALREDTFSAVARLAMVCGFMAFDAYAHDEARRMFTFATRAAEEANDWHLRAKVLSHRSRQEIWCGDPEAGLTFAELALVRSDRLSPPEVAMLLTARARAFAKLRDTQQTLTAVAHADEAFAAQGGPQVPEWMAYYDAAQHAGDTGHALWDLAVENLHPAKPAHDRLQSAVEGHSDAYRRSRAISGIKLASLQTRSDTEQGQDTALRALDDMGQVRSRRAEDDLRELATTASDTAPELSRLIMDRIESRPRP from the coding sequence GTGCCCGAGGTGCGCCGGGCGGTGGGGGATCGGGATCCCAGTGAGCTGATCCGGTTGCTGCGCCGGCACACGGACCTGTCCCAGACCGCACTGGCCCGGATGGCTGGCATCTCCCAGCCGTCGGTGTCCGGCATCGTCTCGGGCAAGACGACCATCAAGCACCTCGACAAGGTGAAGGCCGCCCTTGAAGGTCTGGGGGCTCTTCGGCAGCCTGGATCTGCTGATGTGTCCGCCTTCACTGATGCGACCTCGGGTAGCACCTCCTCCTCCGGGAACGCACCGGGGAAGCTGGAAGATGTGAAGCGACGAGACTTCCTCGAAGTGGCTGGCACCAGCGTTATCACCGCTCCTCTCATCAACCTGCCCGGGTTCGGCACCGACACGACCCGGGTCACCCCTGGAGAGCTGGACGAGGTCCACCAAGCCGCCGCCGTCTTCTCCAGCTGGGACCACACCTACGGCGGCGCAGGCGTACGCGCCGCCGTCACCGCACACCTGCGCTGGGCCGTCTCCCTACTGGACCGAACCATCCCCTCAGCCCTGCGGGAGGACACCTTCTCCGCCGTGGCTAGGCTCGCCATGGTCTGCGGGTTCATGGCCTTTGACGCCTACGCCCACGACGAAGCACGGCGCATGTTCACCTTCGCCACCCGCGCAGCCGAGGAGGCGAACGACTGGCACCTACGTGCCAAAGTCCTGTCGCACCGCTCCCGTCAGGAGATCTGGTGCGGCGACCCCGAAGCCGGCCTGACCTTCGCCGAGCTCGCTCTGGTGCGCTCCGACCGCCTCTCGCCACCAGAGGTCGCCATGCTCCTGACTGCCAGAGCGCGCGCCTTCGCCAAACTCCGCGATACCCAGCAGACCCTCACCGCTGTGGCCCACGCCGACGAAGCCTTCGCCGCCCAAGGCGGCCCCCAGGTTCCGGAATGGATGGCCTACTACGATGCCGCCCAGCACGCAGGAGATACCGGCCACGCACTCTGGGATCTGGCTGTGGAGAACCTGCACCCCGCGAAACCGGCCCACGACCGCCTCCAGTCGGCAGTGGAAGGCCACTCGGACGCCTACCGCCGCTCCCGGGCCATCTCCGGCATCAAACTCGCCTCCTTGCAGACACGCAGCGACACCGAACAGGGCCAGGACACTGCCTTACGTGCCCTGGATGACATGGGCCAGGTGCGCTCCCGCCGCGCCGAAGACGACCTTCGGGAACTCGCGACCACAGCTTCGGACACCGCACCAGAGCTGAGCCGACTCATCATGGACCGGATCGAAAGCAGACCACGACCTTGA
- a CDS encoding phosphotransferase enzyme family protein, whose translation MTEESLTRERALGIGGRVAQCEGWPAQELRVLGPIGENANLLLPDAGVVLRICSQTGLLRARRELAVAQWLKESGVPAVRTRSEVPRLDDSGWVITLWDFVPQTSPGSPAVIGGALRRLHRLRAPEKLSLPALDPFAGIDEYIHRSALGALDKEFLQAHLAGLRFEASLLNYAVSPGPVHGDAHRKNIVQNTDGQAVVLDLERFSVGAREWDLVVAAVYERVGWYTAEEYRAFVDAYGWDVRDWSGFETLAAVRELRMTAWLCARTAREPRLLPEARRRVVSLRDPSLSKRWMPGT comes from the coding sequence GTGACCGAAGAGAGCTTGACGCGTGAACGCGCCTTGGGCATCGGCGGCAGGGTCGCTCAGTGTGAGGGATGGCCTGCCCAGGAACTGCGTGTCCTCGGCCCGATCGGTGAGAACGCGAACCTGTTGCTGCCCGACGCCGGGGTTGTTCTGCGCATCTGCTCGCAGACAGGGTTGCTTCGGGCTCGCCGGGAGTTGGCGGTGGCACAGTGGCTCAAGGAGAGCGGAGTACCCGCGGTACGCACTCGATCTGAGGTGCCCCGGCTCGATGACAGCGGATGGGTGATCACCCTCTGGGACTTCGTTCCCCAGACCAGCCCTGGATCCCCTGCTGTGATCGGCGGGGCCTTGCGACGCCTTCATCGCTTGCGCGCTCCCGAGAAGCTGTCCTTGCCCGCCCTGGATCCGTTCGCAGGAATAGACGAGTACATTCATCGGTCAGCCCTCGGAGCACTGGATAAGGAATTCCTACAGGCACATCTGGCGGGCTTGAGGTTCGAAGCCTCCCTTTTGAACTATGCGGTTTCGCCGGGTCCGGTCCACGGTGATGCCCACAGGAAGAACATCGTCCAAAACACCGACGGGCAGGCGGTGGTCTTGGACCTGGAGCGTTTCAGTGTCGGCGCTCGTGAATGGGATCTGGTGGTCGCCGCCGTCTACGAACGGGTGGGGTGGTACACGGCCGAGGAGTACAGGGCCTTCGTGGACGCCTACGGTTGGGATGTACGGGACTGGTCCGGGTTCGAGACCCTGGCCGCGGTCAGGGAGTTGAGGATGACAGCCTGGCTGTGCGCTCGGACCGCCCGGGAACCTCGTTTGCTGCCCGAGGCACGTCGACGGGTCGTTTCTCTGAGGGATCCCTCCTTGTCCAAACGGTGGATGCCGGGGACGTGA